In one window of Chryseobacterium sp. JV274 DNA:
- a CDS encoding NTF2 fold immunity protein: protein MKYYSFILLFSLACCEQRISNKSENNITDKEIAISVAEKKWNEVYGKSAINEQKPFVAERKNDSIWTVHGSFPKPPVIGGVAYAEVNVKTKEVIKYTHGE from the coding sequence ATGAAATATTATAGTTTTATATTGCTATTTTCCCTTGCTTGTTGTGAGCAACGAATATCTAATAAAAGTGAAAATAACATTACTGATAAAGAGATTGCAATTTCTGTAGCTGAAAAAAAATGGAATGAAGTTTATGGAAAATCAGCCATAAATGAACAAAAACCGTTCGTTGCAGAAAGGAAGAATGATAGTATTTGGACTGTGCATGGGAGTTTTCCTAAACCACCAGTAATAGGAGGTGTTGCTTATGCAGAAGTAAATGTAAAAACTAAAGAAGTGATTAAATATACCCATGGAGAGTAA